A region of the Pseudomonas silesiensis genome:
TTCTGCCGAAGTCGAGCTTAAAGACCTCTATACCGGCGGTCGCCTGAACTTCGAGTTCCAGCGCACGCTTAGCCGCCTGCTGGAAATGCAATCCCACGAATTCCTGGCCCGGGCACATAAGCCGTAGACAATTCGAAAACATAAAAAAGGGCCTGCAAATGCAGGCCCTTTTTTGTGTTCGAACTTTCTGACACACCACATACCCTGTGGGAGTGAGCTTGCTCGCGATAGCGGTGTGTCAGGCACATCATTGCTGGATGTGCCGCCGTCATCGCGAGCAAGCTCGCTCCCACAGGTCGGAATGTCAGTCTCGAGCGAGAAAACATGCAAGTTCATCCTGCCGCTGACAGCCCACCAGCAACCACAGCAGGATTCGGGCTTTGCGCGGACAGAGAAACCCCGTCATCAAAGCGCCTCTACCAATCAAATCCATCTCGCTGCCGGTAAAACCATACGACGCTTGAGCGGTGGCACCTGATCCGGTGCGTGTCGCAATGAGGACAGGGATTTTCCTGGCGATTTTTTCGACAGCATCAGCCCACTGTTCCGACACATGACCTGCTCCGAAACCAGCAATCACCAAGCCGTCGTAACCCAGGTCCAGGATGTTATCCAATAACAGGGTCTCGGCCGACAGCGTGCTTTCCAGCAGGGCAATTGCCTGTGTTGTTCGCTGCGGCAAGGGTAAAAGCTTCCGTTGGGACGGCTCGTGAAAATAACGGACGCTATCTTCCAGAAGCATGCCCGTGGGACCCACCACCGGTGATGAAAACGCCTGTAACGCCAATGAGTCGGTTTTGCGCACTGAATTTGCGTGGTGCACCTGGCCGCCCATCACCACTTGAGCGCCGCGGCAGCGACTGTTTGACGCCAGCGCAACCCGGCAAGCGTCCAGTAAATTCGCTGGACCATCAGCTCCCACCTGGCTTGCCGCCCGCATGGCACCGGTCAGGATCAACGGCGCATCGTGGTGCCACAAGTAATCAAAAAATGCTGCGGTCTCTTCAAGGGTATCCGTGCCTTGAGTAATGACCACGCCCGTCGCACCCTTCTCGACCTGAGCGTTCGCCCAGTGGAGAACGCTCAACAAAAATTCGAAACTCAACGAAGCACTCGGGTGCAGGCCGAGTGTTTCTACAGTGATCCGCGCCAGGTTTTTCAATTCCGGCACCGTGGTCAGGAGGGCTTCGCCGCTGACTGCCGGGACAACGCCTGCGCCGACATGGCTGGCTTGCATGCTCACGGTGCCGCCTAGCGCCGCGATGGCCAATTTTGGCAGATCCATGGTTTACCTCGCTTGTTGATGAGGAGGGCAGGCTGTACCAGAAGGTCCAGCCTGATGGCAGCGCTTCAGCCGGCTATCAGCAGCCCGATAAACGGAATGATCAGCAGGGTACTGATGGCCATGGAGAGGACATTCCCGATGTAGGGGTGCATATCGCCCGGTACCCTTTTGGCAAGAGCGCATGCCAATGGTGGAGCGATCAGTGCGCCCAACAGGGCGCTCGACGTTATGACTTGCCAACTGCCGCCATAGGTCAGAACCGCCGCCGGTACGACCGACACCAGCGGAACGTAGGTGGGATACCAGCCGAGGCGCCTCCATTGGCGACGCCATATCACCACGCCCAAGGCGGAGGTCAGCGCCTGCGCACCGATCAGTTGCGGCAGCAAGCCTGAGCCGTAAGCAGGGCTCATGGGATTCAAGGCGTAGGCCAGCAGTACTCCCAGCAGCAGACCGATGCTGGCCAGCTCATTACCGAAGAACGGCGCTTCCGAAAAATCCGCCAATACCCGGCGCAGGCCCCAGATGATTCCGTAGTCGGTGGTTTTACTCTTGGCTGGTTCAACTTCGGGCGCGGGTGATTCCTTGGGCCGGGACTTCACCAGATTGGGCACATGACGACACAGTAGGAATGCCAGGACACTGGCAACCGCCATGCCAGAGACGTTGCCGATCACTACGGGTAAGCCCAGTGGATTGCAGACGTAGTTGACGATCAGCAAACAAAGCGGAGTGACGAGCACGGCGCCCATGATTGCGCCATTGATTGTCACCTTCCAGCCGCCGCCGAACATCAGCACCATAGCTGCCGGTAGTGAAACAAACGCTGCAAATGTGGGTTGCCAGCTGTTGGCCGTAACCGTCCAGCCCCACAACAGATTGCTCAGCAACAATCCAAGCAGCGAACTGGTGACAAGCCACGGCCATAATCCGCTGCCGTAGGAAATGGCAAAGCCTTGCCATACTTTTCCCGTTCGATTGGCCCAGTAGGCCAGATAAGCTCCAGCCAGCAGCCCGATCGAAGCGAACTCGTGTTTGTAGAATGCAACCTCGCTGATGTCTCCCAATACCCAGCGCAACCAGGCACTCGGATCGGGGAGGTTCGACACCATGTGGTTATAGTCGGGCCAATGGGCAGACCATGATGAGCGGTGGGTGAACGAAAGCCAGGCGATCAGCAGTCCGGTGCCGATCACCAGCAAGATGATCGAGTTATCAAGCTTCTTGCTGGCGAGCGGATTCAGCCGATGGGTATCGGTAGTGGGTTCCATGGTTGGGCCTCCCCGATCAGCGTGGGAGAGCAGGGTGTTGGATGTAACCGAGCATCTGATCATAGAGATCGGTGCGTCGGTCACGATGCAGATCGTTCAGGTTGTTCCAGATGGGGGCACTGCGGGCGCTGGTCAGGTCAATATCGGCAAAAAGTATTTCTTGTCTGTCCGCCGACGCCACTTCGCCAATCGGCCAGCCATGGGTGCCGGCAATCAATGAGCAGCCCAGGTAACGAGCGCCTCGCTCTTCACCGATCCGGCTGGCGGCTGCAATAAACACATTGTTGACATGAGCGGCCGTCATCGTCAGATACGAAGCCATGCATTTCCCGGCGTCATCGAACAGCGGCGGAGGCGTCCACACCCAGTTGTTCAGGCTGCAAATGATGTCCGCGCCTTGTTGACTGAGGATTCGCGGTACCTCCGGGAACCAGATGTCCCAGCAGATCAACAATCCGATACGGCCGATGGGCGTATCAAACACCGGGAAACCCAAGTCACCCGGCGTGAACCACAGCTTTTCAAGGTTCCATAAATGGGCTTTGCGGTACTTCCCGATAAAGCCGTCCGGACCTACCAGTACAGCTGTATTAAAGAGTCGCATACCATCGCGTTCGGCCAGCCCCGCAACCAGGTAAACCTTGTGGTTGCGGGCGAAGTCCATCCAGCTTTGGACGCACGGCCCGCCGGGAACCTCTTCTGAATGGTCGAAAGCGTCCTGCCGGCTGGTGAAGAAATAGCCTGTACTGGAAAGCTCGGGTAGCACGATGAGATTTGCACCGCCGTTCACGGCCTCCTGCGCCAATTCCAGGCAGCGACACAGATTTCCTTCCCGGTTTTTCATGCCGACTTGTGGATCGAATTGCACGACTGCTACACGAACAGGACTTGTTGATTCGCTCATACGGGTGACCTCGTTTTTATTGTTTTTCAACTTGTTTAATCGCGGTTTTATTAAGCGTCGAAGACTCAAGTGCGAGGAAGTCAGCCGTTTCCTTTTCGGTTGTAGTCCGTTTCCCAAGATTGGTGAGGGCGAGCCAATGCATGGCCTGCATTGGCTCTTTCCTGGGGGATCGAGGTCAGGTTCTGAGTTTGTATTCGGGGTAATCAGCCATGGAGAAGCCGCCATTGAAGGTAGCCTCGGTTTTGTTACAGATATGGATGACTGCATCGACCGCGCCGCGGAAGCAAGGCTCAGTCCAGCCGGCATCGACTGAAAAAGACTCTCCACAAAGGTAGAGGCCAGAGATGGCAGCGTAATCCCTGTTGTACTTCATCAAGCTCACGGCATCGTAATAAGTGCCAGGCCTATATAATTTTGCACATCCCAACGCATTTTTGTCCGTCATCCAGCGATGCACGACAGCTTGTTCGATGCCGATATATGGTGAAATTTTTTCCTGAATATTTGCAGCATTCATCAGTATGCGATCAAGCTCTTTTACGCATTTCTTGACCAGCTCCTTATCAGTGAACAAGGCGAGTTTGGTCGCATCGTCTTCCCAGGTGTAACTCAGGAGGATGCAGTCATAGCTATAATTTTCATTGTAGCGATAGGTGTATACGTCGTGAATGAAGCTGTCAGTGACAATGGCTTGCGGGATAGTGGTGTTTTTTAATAAAAATGACTTCTTGAGAGGGGCAAAAACTTTGCAGCTGGTTTCCCAGTGAGCGGTTTTATAGGCATTTATCGTTTCGAAAGGAAGCATTTCCTGATTGAAATTTTCCAGTGTTATTCGAGTTTCGAGCAGCCAGGAAGGAAGGGTCATGATGACGGAATCAAAATCGTCGAATTGTTCCTGAGTGTGCTCTGGATCGCTAGTTTTCCAGTTGTAATAAACACGTATCTTTTTGTTATCCAGTTTTTTCAGTTTGGTTACGGAGGAGTCGGTAAGGAAGCCGTCAATTCTCTCGAGGCTGTGCTCATAAAAAGATTTTCCGGTCGCATCCGTGTTTATAAACAGTAAGCATTCATCCAGTGCTGCAAGACCGATGTATCGCGGTCTGTCGAATCCCAGCCCCTTGGAGTCAAATACGGCTTCGCTGTGCAAGTGAGGGGACGCAACGGGATTGCCAGTTGAGTCCACTCGGCCTTGAACCAGTTGCAGCTGACTGCTGAATCCGAAAATCGCTGTGCGCATGGGATATAGCGAGCAGACATCGTAAAAGGCGCCCCAGCTACCGTCACCGATTCCTATTGCGTAAAAAATGGCGGATTCATCCGCCGTCATGCCCATCCCGCCGAAGTCGCCGGGCGAGCTTTCATCCCAAGCGGTGATTACGGGCATGCGGACCAAGTCGCGAAACGAAACGTTCTCGTATTTTTCGACGATCGCCGCCCAGATGGTTTCCCATTTTTCGCTGGCGTAGACCTCTGAAATGTGACGACTCATTCGGTCGGCAAAGGCTTTCCATTTGGCGTATACCTTCTGAAGTTCGTCTCCCGGAGGGGGAGTTTGACCATCTTCATTTTTCCAGATGAGCATGTGTGGAAGCGTTGCGCCTCCAACGCTCCCTTCTCGCAAATAAATTCCGGTTGACGTTACCCACTGACTGCCAGGGTTTGCGAAGTCTGAAATAGCTAGCTCGAATTCATTGGCATAATAGGCCATCAGGGAGCGGCCTTCCTTCGGTGGCTCGTCTGCTCTGTTGAAAAAAGGCATTCGCATAGCGCCCATCTCGAAAGGTGTATGGCCTTCTGGCGAGTTAGGGCTGCCTGGTATCGTCAGGTGTCTGCCACCTATCCGTTTGGATTGTTCGATTAGTGTTACATGATTAAACCCGCAGCGATAAAGCTCTCTTGTTGCGGTGAGCCCGGTAACGCCTGCGCCAATAATACATATCTTATGGTTTGGATTGGTCGCTCGTGCGATGCCACTTTCCTGTTCCACCAATGTTCGATAGTCGAAGCATAAGTCCGGCGGGTTGGGGAAGCGAGCACGCCACTTGTTTTTTGCAGTGCGCTTTGTCCGAGCGATATTCCTGGCGATTTGTGACGGGTAGTCGTAGCTGGATCCAATAGTCACTTTTATCTTCCCTGATAGATAGTCGATCTCTGGTAGGGAAGTATGTTTGATTTTTTGTTTGGTCCCTGCAAGAGCAAAACGACACGCTCTCGTTCGGCGCATTCCTATTGAGTTGTGGGAAAACTATCTCGGCATTTACTAGTACCTGTAGGAACAATGCTTGCCCGCAATTGAAACGACGTGGTGTATCAGGCAAAACGAGTCATCGTTCATCGCCAGCAAGCTGTGCTCCTACAGGGTTCGCAGTGGTTTACGCCGCCTGCTGAAATTGCTGCCGATACTGGTTCGGCGACAACTCCGTATGCTGGCGGAACAGCCGCGCAAAGAAGCTGGCATCGTCGTAGCCCACCTCGTAACTGATGGTCTTGATGCTCTTGCGGCTACCGGACAGCAGGCCCTTGGCGGTTTCGATGCGCAGGCGTTGCAGGTAATGCAGCGGTTTGTCGCCGGTGGCGGTCTGGAAGCGGCGCATGAAGTTGCGGATGCTCATGCCGTGCTCGCGGGCGACGTCTTCGAAGCGGAATTTGTCGGCGAAGTGATCTTCGAGCCAGTGCTGGATTTGCAGGATGATCACGTCCTGGTGCAGTTTCTGCCCGCCGAAGCCGATGCGTCCCGGCGCGTAGCTGCGCTGCACTTCGTAGAGAATGTCGCGGGCTACGGCCTGGGCCACATTGGCGCCACAGAAGCGCTCGATCAGGTAGATGTAGAGATCGCAGGCCGAGGTGGTACCGCCGGCGCAAAACAGGTTGTCGGCGTCGGTCAGGTGCTTGTCCTGATTGAGCTGGACCTGCGGGAAGCGTTCGGCAAAGGCATTGAAGAAGCGCCAGTAGGTGGTCGCTTCCTTGCCATCGAGCAAGCCGGCTTCGGCGAGCCAGAAGACGCCGGTGGCCTCGCCACACAGCACCGCGCCACGCGCATGTTGCTGACGCAGCCACGGCAAGACCTGTGGATAACGTTGGCAGAGCGTTTCGAAGTCGTCCCAGAATGCTGGAAGGATGATGACGTCGGCATTTTCCAGGCCGCCATCTACCGGCATGATCACGTCGCTGAAGCTGTTCACCGGTTTGCCGTCGGGACTGACCAGCCGCGTTTCGAACGCCGGCGTCAGGCCGTGGCCCAGTTGTTTGCCGTAACGCAGGCTGGCCAGGTGGAAGAAATCCTTGGCTTGCATGAGGGTGGAAGCGAAAACCCGGTCGATAGCCAGGATGCTGACGCGCCGCAAGGGCGTGGAGGCTCGGTTAGACATAATTCAACTTTATTCTTATAGGGGAAAGTGGTCACCAGACGGCTGGATCGTCTTATTTTTTGTCTGATGTGTCCAGTGTCCTGTATCGCTGGCGAGGCTTAGTCTCTGAAGGATCACTCCTTCCCGCAATAACGACAGGTGCCGCATGATCCCCAGAACCTTGTTCAGTCCCGAGCACGAACTGTTTCGCGACAGCGTGCGAACCTTCCTCGAAAAAGAAGCCGTGCCCTTTCATGGGCAGTGGGAAAAACAAGGCTACATCGACCGCAAACTCTGGAACAAGGCGGGGGAGGCGGGGATGCTCTGTTCGCATCTGCCGGAAGAGTATGGCGGGCTGGGCGCGGATTTTCTGTACAGCGCAGTGGTGATCGAAGAAGTGGGACGCCTGGGCCTGACCGGGATCGGTTTTTCTCTTCATTCGGACATTGTTGCGCCTTATATCCTGCATTACGGCAGTGAAGCACTGAAGCATAAATACCTGCCGAAACTGGTGTCCGGCGAAATGGTCACTGCGATTGCCATGACCGAGCCGGGCGCCGGTTCCGACCTGCAAGGGGTCAAGACCACCGCCGTGCTGGACGGCGATGACTATGTGATCAACGGTTCGAAAACCTTCATCACCAACGGCTTTCTGGCGGACCTGGTGATTGTCGTGGCCAAGACCGATCCGAAGGCCGGCGCGAAGGGCACGAGCCTGTTTCTGGTCGAGGCGGATACACCGGGTTTCGACAAGGGCAAGCGTCTGGAAAAAGTCGGCATGAAGGCTCAGGACACCTCTGAACTGTTCTTCCAGGACGTCCGGGTGCCCAAGGAAAACCTGCTCGGGCAAGCGGGGATGGGGTTTGCCTACCTGATGCAGGAGCTGCCCCAGGAGCGGCTTACCGTTGCCATCGGCGGCTTGGCTTCGGCAGAGGCGGCGCTGCAATGGACGTTGGACTACACCCGTGAGCGCAAGGCGTTCGGCAAGGCGATTGCCGATTTCCAGAACACGCGTTTCAAGCTGGCGGAGATGGCGACCGAAATTCAGATCGGCCGGGTGTTCGTCGATAAGTGCCTGGAGTTGCACCTGCAAGGCAAGCTCGACGTGCCGACGGCGGCGATGGCCAAATATTGGGGGACTGACCTGCAATGCAAGGTGCTCGACGAGTGCGTGCAGTTGCATGGCGGTTACGGCTTCATGTGGGAATACCCGATCGCCCGGGCGTGGGCGGATGCGCGGGTGCAGCGGATTTATGCCGGGACGAATGAGATCATGAAGGAGATTATTGCGCGGTCGCTTTGATCTGTGGTGACTGTCAGGGCCCCATCGCGAGCAAGCTCGCTCCCACAGGGTTCCGTGTCGATCACATATGTGTGGTTCGAGGCAGATCAACTGTGGGAGCGAGCTTGCTCGCGATTGGGTTTATGAATCCATCACGGAGCAGGATTCGGGTGATCCTTGTGAATCGCATCGATCCCCGCCAGCACTTCATCGGAAAGTTTCAGCTCGAAGCTCGCGATATTGCTATCGAGCTGCTCCAGCGTCGTCGCCCCAATGATGTTGCTGGTCACGAACGGTTGCTGCGTCACGAATGCCAACGCCATCTGCGCCGGATCCAGGCCGTGTTCACGAGCCAATGCCACATAACGGCTGCACGCTGCCTCTGACTGCGGATTGAAATAGCGGCTGAAGCGGCTGTACAGGCTCAGGCGGCCTTTGGGCGGGCGGGCGCCGCCTTCGTACTTGCCCGACAGAAAACCGAATGCCAGCGGTGAATAGGCGAGCAATCCGCACTGTTCGCGAATTGCAATTTCCGCCAGCCCGATCTCGAAGCTGCGGTTGAGCAGGTTGTAGGGGTTCTGGATCGACACCGTACGCGGCCAGCCACGGGCTTCGGCCAGGGCGAGAAAGCGCATGGTGCCCCAAGGGGTTTCGTTGGACAGGCCGATGTGGCGGATCTTGCCGGCCTTGACCTGTTCGTCCAGGGCTTCGAGGGTGTCCTCCAGCGGGGTGAGG
Encoded here:
- a CDS encoding flavin monoamine oxidase family protein, with protein sequence MTIGSSYDYPSQIARNIARTKRTAKNKWRARFPNPPDLCFDYRTLVEQESGIARATNPNHKICIIGAGVTGLTATRELYRCGFNHVTLIEQSKRIGGRHLTIPGSPNSPEGHTPFEMGAMRMPFFNRADEPPKEGRSLMAYYANEFELAISDFANPGSQWVTSTGIYLREGSVGGATLPHMLIWKNEDGQTPPPGDELQKVYAKWKAFADRMSRHISEVYASEKWETIWAAIVEKYENVSFRDLVRMPVITAWDESSPGDFGGMGMTADESAIFYAIGIGDGSWGAFYDVCSLYPMRTAIFGFSSQLQLVQGRVDSTGNPVASPHLHSEAVFDSKGLGFDRPRYIGLAALDECLLFINTDATGKSFYEHSLERIDGFLTDSSVTKLKKLDNKKIRVYYNWKTSDPEHTQEQFDDFDSVIMTLPSWLLETRITLENFNQEMLPFETINAYKTAHWETSCKVFAPLKKSFLLKNTTIPQAIVTDSFIHDVYTYRYNENYSYDCILLSYTWEDDATKLALFTDKELVKKCVKELDRILMNAANIQEKISPYIGIEQAVVHRWMTDKNALGCAKLYRPGTYYDAVSLMKYNRDYAAISGLYLCGESFSVDAGWTEPCFRGAVDAVIHICNKTEATFNGGFSMADYPEYKLRT
- a CDS encoding nitrilase family protein produces the protein MSESTSPVRVAVVQFDPQVGMKNREGNLCRCLELAQEAVNGGANLIVLPELSSTGYFFTSRQDAFDHSEEVPGGPCVQSWMDFARNHKVYLVAGLAERDGMRLFNTAVLVGPDGFIGKYRKAHLWNLEKLWFTPGDLGFPVFDTPIGRIGLLICWDIWFPEVPRILSQQGADIICSLNNWVWTPPPLFDDAGKCMASYLTMTAAHVNNVFIAAASRIGEERGARYLGCSLIAGTHGWPIGEVASADRQEILFADIDLTSARSAPIWNNLNDLHRDRRTDLYDQMLGYIQHPALPR
- a CDS encoding asparaginase; the encoded protein is MDLPKLAIAALGGTVSMQASHVGAGVVPAVSGEALLTTVPELKNLARITVETLGLHPSASLSFEFLLSVLHWANAQVEKGATGVVITQGTDTLEETAAFFDYLWHHDAPLILTGAMRAASQVGADGPANLLDACRVALASNSRCRGAQVVMGGQVHHANSVRKTDSLALQAFSSPVVGPTGMLLEDSVRYFHEPSQRKLLPLPQRTTQAIALLESTLSAETLLLDNILDLGYDGLVIAGFGAGHVSEQWADAVEKIARKIPVLIATRTGSGATAQASYGFTGSEMDLIGRGALMTGFLCPRKARILLWLLVGCQRQDELACFLARD
- a CDS encoding NADP(H)-dependent aldo-keto reductase — its product is MDYRQLGRTNLNVSAICLGTMTWGEQNSEAEAFAQIERAKGAGINFIDTAEMYPVPPKAETYATTERYIGNYFKTRGDRADWILASKIAGPGNTIDYIRDKNLRHNRQHITEAVDASLKRLQTDYIDLYQLHWPERSTNFFGQLGYKHQTEANLTPLEDTLEALDEQVKAGKIRHIGLSNETPWGTMRFLALAEARGWPRTVSIQNPYNLLNRSFEIGLAEIAIREQCGLLAYSPLAFGFLSGKYEGGARPPKGRLSLYSRFSRYFNPQSEAACSRYVALAREHGLDPAQMALAFVTQQPFVTSNIIGATTLEQLDSNIASFELKLSDEVLAGIDAIHKDHPNPAP
- a CDS encoding GlxA family transcriptional regulator; translated protein: MASLRYGKQLGHGLTPAFETRLVSPDGKPVNSFSDVIMPVDGGLENADVIILPAFWDDFETLCQRYPQVLPWLRQQHARGAVLCGEATGVFWLAEAGLLDGKEATTYWRFFNAFAERFPQVQLNQDKHLTDADNLFCAGGTTSACDLYIYLIERFCGANVAQAVARDILYEVQRSYAPGRIGFGGQKLHQDVIILQIQHWLEDHFADKFRFEDVAREHGMSIRNFMRRFQTATGDKPLHYLQRLRIETAKGLLSGSRKSIKTISYEVGYDDASFFARLFRQHTELSPNQYRQQFQQAA
- a CDS encoding acyl-CoA dehydrogenase family protein, which encodes MIPRTLFSPEHELFRDSVRTFLEKEAVPFHGQWEKQGYIDRKLWNKAGEAGMLCSHLPEEYGGLGADFLYSAVVIEEVGRLGLTGIGFSLHSDIVAPYILHYGSEALKHKYLPKLVSGEMVTAIAMTEPGAGSDLQGVKTTAVLDGDDYVINGSKTFITNGFLADLVIVVAKTDPKAGAKGTSLFLVEADTPGFDKGKRLEKVGMKAQDTSELFFQDVRVPKENLLGQAGMGFAYLMQELPQERLTVAIGGLASAEAALQWTLDYTRERKAFGKAIADFQNTRFKLAEMATEIQIGRVFVDKCLELHLQGKLDVPTAAMAKYWGTDLQCKVLDECVQLHGGYGFMWEYPIARAWADARVQRIYAGTNEIMKEIIARSL